A portion of the Sphingobacterium spiritivorum genome contains these proteins:
- a CDS encoding biliverdin-producing heme oxygenase, producing the protein MLSQHIKESTKSAHQALEGTVVRQMKAIRSEADYADFLNNFYIYFNAIEKAIQPYISADVLHDYADRRKSDYIKADIESLGGTVENRSDIKVPEISNPLEALSALYVLEGSIMGGPIIVQMLNKYGIHKGTSFFSGYGENTGKMWGIFTAALNTQGENPETHHKAAEIANETFSRFGDVFNTTQVS; encoded by the coding sequence ATGTTAAGTCAACATATCAAAGAATCTACCAAATCTGCACATCAGGCCTTAGAAGGCACTGTCGTTAGACAAATGAAAGCCATTCGTTCAGAAGCTGATTACGCAGACTTTTTAAACAATTTCTACATCTATTTTAATGCTATTGAAAAGGCAATCCAGCCTTACATCAGTGCCGATGTCCTACACGACTATGCTGATCGCAGAAAGTCAGACTACATCAAAGCAGATATTGAGTCGCTGGGCGGAACTGTAGAAAACAGATCTGATATCAAAGTTCCGGAGATCAGCAATCCTTTAGAAGCATTAAGTGCATTGTATGTACTGGAAGGCTCGATCATGGGAGGACCAATCATTGTGCAGATGCTCAATAAATATGGTATACACAAAGGTACTTCCTTCTTCTCCGGCTATGGTGAGAACACAGGCAAGATGTGGGGTATTTTCACTGCAGCTCTAAATACACAGGGCGAAAACCCGGAGACACATCACAAAGCCGCAGAAATCGCCAATGAAACATTTTCCCGTTTCGGAGATGTATTCAATACGACACAAGTTTCCTAA